One Aneurinibacillus migulanus genomic region harbors:
- a CDS encoding B3/B4 domain-containing protein, whose amino-acid sequence MPRFIIKDDFWSLFPHAKIGTVICQGIDNSIRDVEIYEKLLQEAEKEAHKFLSLEEFSSNPVISVWREAFRKFKTKKGARCSIEALLKRVKNGNHIGTINPLVDIYNSISLRYGLPCGGEDIDTFVGDIRLTQANGNEPFIPLGNDENASPYEGEIVYKDDDGAICRCWNWREALRTMLTENTKNAFLCIELIDETRNDEFHMALKALSDLVSHHLGGIVKTEVLDINNREITIFG is encoded by the coding sequence ATGCCTAGATTTATCATTAAAGATGATTTTTGGTCATTATTCCCTCATGCAAAAATAGGCACCGTTATTTGCCAGGGGATTGATAATTCAATAAGGGACGTTGAAATCTACGAGAAGCTGCTGCAGGAGGCAGAGAAAGAAGCACATAAATTCTTAAGTCTGGAGGAATTCAGTAGTAATCCAGTCATATCCGTTTGGCGAGAAGCCTTTCGGAAATTCAAGACAAAGAAAGGGGCAAGGTGTTCCATTGAAGCTCTATTAAAAAGAGTGAAAAATGGCAATCATATCGGAACAATAAACCCGCTTGTTGACATCTATAATTCAATTTCATTGCGTTATGGGCTTCCGTGTGGTGGCGAAGATATCGACACTTTTGTAGGCGATATTCGGCTAACGCAGGCAAATGGTAACGAACCGTTTATCCCATTGGGAAATGATGAAAATGCTTCGCCATATGAAGGTGAAATTGTTTATAAAGATGATGACGGTGCAATATGCAGATGCTGGAATTGGCGTGAAGCTCTGAGGACGATGCTAACAGAAAATACGAAAAATGCATTCCTTTGTATTGAATTAATAGATGAAACAAGAAACGATGAGTTTCATATGGCGCTTAAAGCATTGTCTGATTTAGTGTCACATCATCTTGGTGGTATTGTGAAGACTGAAGTGTTAGATATTAATAATAGGGAAATTACAATCTTTGGTTAA
- a CDS encoding LysE family translocator has protein sequence MEFSTIWLFVIAAATLLIIPGPAVFYIMARSIDQGKKAGLVSVLGVSLGGSVHVLAGAIGISAILMTSATAFNIVKYLGAAYLIYLGCKTLFSTSDGTTSEIPKAPHEKSLKIFCQSAIVEVMNPKTALFFLAFFPQFISPSAGSVTVQFLLLGTIFLILAFISDGLYAILAASIRKRIVGSKASSKLVNRITGYFYIILGVFSTFASPPKT, from the coding sequence ATGGAGTTTTCAACGATTTGGCTATTTGTAATTGCTGCTGCTACATTGTTAATAATACCTGGACCAGCTGTGTTCTATATTATGGCAAGAAGTATAGATCAAGGGAAGAAAGCGGGCCTGGTATCCGTTCTTGGTGTATCTCTTGGTGGTTCTGTTCACGTTTTAGCTGGAGCAATTGGAATTTCTGCGATCCTTATGACATCAGCAACAGCCTTTAATATCGTTAAATACTTGGGTGCTGCTTATCTTATCTATCTGGGGTGTAAGACATTATTTTCTACATCTGATGGAACGACTTCAGAAATTCCAAAAGCCCCTCACGAAAAATCATTAAAGATTTTTTGCCAATCAGCGATCGTGGAAGTAATGAATCCTAAGACAGCACTCTTTTTTTTGGCCTTCTTTCCGCAATTCATATCACCTTCTGCTGGATCAGTCACAGTACAATTTTTGCTTTTAGGAACTATATTTCTTATCCTAGCTTTTATTAGTGATGGTCTGTATGCAATTCTTGCAGCAAGTATTAGAAAGCGGATTGTGGGTAGTAAAGCGAGTTCAAAGTTAGTGAATCGGATAACTGGTTATTTTTATATTATACTAGGGGTATTCTCCACCTTTGCGAGCCCCCCAAAAACATAG
- a CDS encoding FMN-binding negative transcriptional regulator: MYIPEHFTMKEGTAAYNVIKENSFATLFSIHKGMPFATHLPLMLNKEKTYLYGHFARPNPQWKDIQNQTVLTVFHGPHCYISPSWYETNKAVPTWNYVTVHVYGEVELIEDEHELTSSLNDMVLKYEAPDSSYRLQDVDAEFLVGMNKGVQGFKIKIDRIEGKAKVSQNHSLHRQELIIKQLEQIPFPNEQQIASLMKTNLKNKV, translated from the coding sequence ATGTATATCCCAGAGCATTTTACGATGAAAGAAGGAACTGCTGCCTACAATGTCATAAAGGAGAACAGTTTTGCAACATTGTTTTCCATTCATAAAGGAATGCCCTTCGCTACACATTTACCACTGATGTTGAATAAGGAGAAAACCTATTTGTACGGTCATTTTGCCCGTCCGAACCCGCAGTGGAAGGATATTCAAAATCAGACGGTCTTAACCGTTTTCCATGGTCCTCATTGTTATATCTCTCCCTCTTGGTATGAGACCAATAAAGCAGTTCCAACGTGGAATTATGTGACCGTTCATGTTTACGGAGAAGTTGAGCTAATCGAGGATGAACACGAGTTAACGAGTTCCTTGAATGATATGGTATTGAAGTATGAAGCTCCTGACAGTTCTTACAGATTACAGGATGTAGATGCTGAATTTCTCGTTGGTATGAACAAAGGCGTTCAAGGATTCAAAATAAAAATCGATAGGATTGAAGGGAAAGCAAAGGTAAGTCAAAACCATTCCTTACACAGACAAGAGCTCATTATAAAACAGTTGGAACAGATTCCATTTCCAAACGAGCAACAAATTGCCTCCTTGATGAAAACGAACCTTAAAAATAAAGTGTAA